The genomic DNA ACCTTTTCTCAATCACACTTCAATGAGGTTTATTTGCATGtcatatataaagaatatataaatgttacgaatacatttaaatatcaaacaggaattataataataatatactgtaaataataataaagaaacaataaacTGTCTTTCTCATTGTCTCTCTAGACCTTCCCTCAGTGTCTCTCCTCCAGaagactccctcctctccagtccGCTGCTTCGCTACAGGTTTCTACCCTAGCAGAGCCGAGATGttctggaggaaagatggagaggagattCATGAGGACGTGGAACTTGGAGAGATCCTCCCAAACCACGACAGATCCTCCCAGATGAGTGTTAAGCTGAACCTTTCATCAGTCGCACCTGAAGACTGGAGgaggtatgaatgtgtgtttcagctctctGGTGTGAAGGACGACATCATCACCAAACTGGACAAAGCTGCGATCAAATCTAATGAAGGTAAGATTGGAATCAGAAGTGATGGAGTTGTTAAACACATATAGTTTACTTTCatctgatttatatttttttcatttgtggtggatggtgttgttttttttttaatgtgtgtgaatgggtgaatgagacgtagtgtaaaagtgctttgaccatttaccattttaatattttacggATCACTTTTAAAGCCCATCTGGGTCTACCTCCAAGCTACATAGCAGATATGTTGACTACATATGAGCCGGCCCGTAGTCTTAGATCCTCTGGTGGGGCCCTGCTGGCTGTTCCAAAGTCGAGGTTGAAATCTAAGGTTTTTcccatcattttctttttacagcttCAGACACTTCATGATGATCATCATCATCGGTTGTTGTTCGAGGCCCTGATGGTGAGTACTTCATTACATCAACTTACCTTACTGAACTAAACATATATGAAATTATTTAAACCCTctcaaactgttgttttttaaaggtgaaaacACAATTTAGACATGAACTTGTGATCAGAGGTGGATTCAGTGATTTTGGGGcctttatttttatcctttctcAAACTCATGTTGGTATTGGCTCACAACTATCATCTGAAGTATTGTTATTAAATACTAATAGTACATTCATTCATAATACACAAGAGTTAAAGAAAGAGGTATTGTTAACACAATGTTCTTAAACTTACAATTGTAAATGTTTGATGTAATTCTGggtttaataatatttataacctcttttttcctctattttctgtctctaacaattctctgtccctctctttttctcaatTCAATTAAAAGTGCTTTATTAGCATGACTGTTTGAATACAGTGTTGCCAAAGCTATAGAAAGAATAACAGAGTTTAAAaacatctctctctatctcataTTTTAATAGTTATGTTTTGTGAGTAAAATCGGAATCCTCTGAAGTAGGAGTATACAGTTGCATATTTTCAAGAGGTTTGGGGTCTTTTGTACATTATTTTTGGGGTTCAATGAGTTAGAATAGTAACATAATTCATTATCTTTCATATCTAAACATCATAATAAGTCTATAAGTGTTTGGGGCGTTCTTAGTTGGGGCCCCAGACAGGTGCCTAACTTGTCTGATTGTAAAGTCCACCAGGTACCAAATGTTGTAGATGTAAGAAGTCAGTCTAATGAAGCATTTCTCAGAGTCAGGTCCAGTATAACTACAGGAAAATGttgacatgttgtgttttttttataaccttGATGTCTGAAAAACTAATTCAACCAATAACCTTTAGCTTTTTACCCAGAAATATCTCatactgaatgaaatgaaacagactTCGTTACATGAACACTAACAGATTTGATCTTCcactttgtttgtctgtttatctTCCTAACAGTAAACCAGTGAAGATTAGAAGAGCTGGATTTTGATATACACTTTACACCAATCAAATAGTATGTCTACATACTGCATTGATTAAAGCTGAATCTTGTGTTGCAAACTGAAGAACAGtttccttgatttttttttctttttaatttgatttctcTCAAAGCTTCTTTTTATGGCTCCTATTTGTAATTTTTCGTTAGTACTATTCTGTAATAACAGTTTTTATTGGTGATATTGGTGTAAATGACAGTGTAACATCTCATTTAGTGTACAAATTGTAGAGATAAGGGTCCTCAGGAAACCCAGTGAAGACTTGTCTGTTTATTTGAGCTTCATAGTTTAAGGATCAGGAATTCAGCCTTGTTAAAGGTTTTGTTTCAGGAAGCAGTAAAGCTGTTCAATAAcactaaacacattttgaatggATTTAATTTGAGTTCATTTCTCTTAATTTAATGAATATATATGACCAGAGTCATTTATGATCATAATGATTTGAAAAATTGACACCAACAGAAAGTTAGGAGATATCCTCAGGTGGTTTCCCATCAACAGCTCAGAGGAAAGATACATAATCTAACCAGAGGGGGGCGCTGTCACACTGCTGACTCTTCTGTAAAGGTAAACTCAGTATTTAACTTAAGTATCCATCATCACTGAGCTGGAAGAGCTTCAAGTTCAAGCCCTCAGTGGGTGAATCTCACTGAAgatgtgaggagagaaaaaaaggtaattatttTCCCAGAGGGGGGCGCTGTCACACCTCTGTAAAGATAAACGTATCAATCAGCAGTGAGTCAATAACACTAATAAACAGCCGACTACattcattatataaaatatCTAATATTTAGCCAGTTTTCAGTGtacacagcagaagaagaataaCACATTACTGCAGCCCCACAAGCTCCAGAGTGCTGATCTGTCGCTGACAGTGACCTCTGATCTCCCAGAAAGTCAACACATCTCTGCACTTTATATGACATTATTCTACAAAACATTACAggtattattttatatgttataaTATAACTTCCATGCACTAATAAAGTTAAGAAACCCAAAATAAAGTCCCAAAGCTTAAAGATAAAGCCTCTCTAGCCTCTATAACATGGGCTAAAACAGGCAAATCTTACTTTCACTTTCGTTAATAACCAGATCAGTTTAACACAGATTTAAGTGACGTTGGTCTCATACTGAATTCTCATTGGTTCAGATGGAGGCTGAAGGCAGGGCTCGTGCCAGTCCCACAGATCAACAATGTGGGATGGGAGAGTAGCGGTCTGTGTGTCTCTGGATAAAGAAACATCATTTGACAATAAAGTTGTAGATTCTGCAGTTCAGAATGACGATCTTGGTTGTTCTGGTCCTCCTGGGTCTACACAgcgcagcagcaggtgagttaatgtggtttgtttgttgttagTCCGTTGAATGTTTAAGAAAAGGCTTCCAGTCTGTTCAACGCGTtgattaatccttttttttcttaaatgtatcagtttttttatatatgttttgcTATATCTCTGAAATGGGGTTATTAAAAcgtgtatttttcttttcttttattattttagccATAGCTAAATAAATTCAAGGTTTGTCTCATTGTATTAGATGTTTAATTCCGACTTCCTTACAGATTATTggcatatttaaaatgtaaatccaGTCTGTGCAACGCtttgattaaaatgtatcaGGACCTTTTAGATCCGAGCGCGTTCTGAACAAAAATGGCAGCGGAAAATAGTCCAAAACACactcagagaaataaaaaaacaggtaaaATATAAGTAAAATACACCAAAACCCATTTTAAACTACCATTTAACATAGTTTAACTTGATTTTGTCAACATTGTAGTTGTCCATGACCTCATGTTTTTCTATTAAATTTTGTTCCAAACAAACGACAATGAGGAAAATCACTTCCTTATTCCTCAGTCTATTCCCGTTGAGCAGGGGGTTTTGATCTCGTGTTCAAAATGACTTCCTATTGAGTTATTTGTAAGTTTCGTTATGATACAATATAATGTCTTAATATGTTATTGTGTAATGACAAGTGATTGTTACAGTGATTTCTAAAgtgaaaatatcaatatttgtttttcttacactttaatgacagaaatacagaaatatgatCTACATGTATTCAGACATCAGAGGTTGAAGGTTCAGATTACTTTATTGTTTCCCATCTGATAAAAGTGTCTTTGATTAAAACAACAGCTGCATTAAACCAGATGTTacaataaaacacttaaaaggGACAAATGTGCAAACATCAGTCTGAGATCAAATTAGTCACAAAGTCATTCACAGTGTTAAAACTGACAAAGATTTGAAGGCAAACTTCTCAGAACAAACACATCTTAGTACATAAATgacagaggacagcagagcaTCATGAAACACACAATAATCTCATTGTTCAAATTTACAGACGCCTGTAAAACGTTTATTCTGCTCAAACTTTCTGCTGCAGTCAATTTTTAGAATCAGGACTAAATGTTAAGTCATTTCATGTTGGATATTAGAgttaataaaaataagtgactggtttaatgttttatttcagaataaaagtgtTCAAGACACACTCCTATCTATTCATTTCTTTACTGCACAACATCATCAAGAGGATGTACTGTAGCTTCTTTTGATTCTGTgcacagaaaatacatttattaatgtaaaagttatttataaaactgtaatttaGAAAACTGAAATGATGACATGAACTTTTTCTTACAGTGATTCACTCTCTGAAGAATTTGGTCACTGGGTCCTCTCAAGCCCCAAACTTCCCAGAGTTTGTGGCTGTTGGGATGGTTGATGATGTTCAGGTTGATCACTATGACAGCAACACCAGAAGAAGAGAACCCAAACAGGACTGGGTGAACAGACTCATAGAAGATGATCCAAATTTCTGGGAGAGTCCAGAAGAGATCCTTAGGGTTCATCAGCAGCTCTACAACGACAGCATTGGACCTTTGATGCATAGCTTCGACCAAACTGgaggtttgtttatgttttacaCACACTAATAACTAATCCTTAATAAAAGCTTCTGGAGCTTCAGGACAGTGTAGTCTGTAGTTTCTCACAGCAAGAGGATATTGTGGGACTGATCCACTGACTGCAGGGTTTTAGTGGATGCAACGTTCAGTCCAGGATCAGGtttattatatgtgtgtgttagtcagGACTctacctcagtgtgtgtgtgtgtgtgtgtgtgtgtgtgtgtgtgtgtgtgtgtgtgtgtgtgtgtgtgtgtgtgtgtgtgtgcgcgcgcgcgcttctctgtctctctctgagtcGTCCACACTGTCCAGATGATGATCGGCTGTGAGTGGTTTCCatccagccaataacagcagaaggtgtagatgttgtgttttggtgtgtgtggatcagtgtgtctctgtggtgaCGATGTgattctgtgtctctgtctctctctcaggtgtccATATTCTCCAGGTGATGATTGGATGTGAATGGGACGATGAGACTGGAGATGTAAATGGATCCACTTGGATTGGTTATGATGGAGAAGACTTCATATCATTTGACCTGAAGACAGAGAAATGGATCGCTCGAAAACAACAAGCTGAAATCATCAAACAGAAGTGGGACACTAACAGAGCTTTGAATGCATGGTTAACGCACTACATCATCCAGAGGTGTCCTTACTACCTGAAGAAGTTTGTGAACTATGGGAGGAGCTCTCTGATGAGAACAGGTAGAATCACATGACCTGATGTAGTTTCATGAACACAACAATGTTAATATGCCTCCTCTGTTTCTAacttacagtaacattacaataaatatgaaccaacacacagagacctgctgagtctcagtttacacacatttctctttcattttctctctcacctctcttcacctctctttatctccctccctccacctttaccacattttctctctgtcactctcttaCATTTATAACCACTCTCTTTCtgattgtttctctctctctcactgtcctcctctctttctaACCTAGTCTCTCACTCATCCCCTCTCTTCATCCGTCTTTGTTCTCAACCACACTTCAGTGAGGTTTATTTGATTGTCATATATACTGCATGTAGCAATTTTGGGTGTTTAAATTAATAAGCTCTCATTCAGGGGCCCCACCTCTGTTtaggagaacattttaattaattaattaaaataaatcaatacattttgataaatctGACAAATTTCTAAAGTTCATGGCTCTACAGTTCAATAGatcccctgtatcacttcaaagaatagacatacacaa from Scomber scombrus chromosome 16, fScoSco1.1, whole genome shotgun sequence includes the following:
- the LOC133996494 gene encoding major histocompatibility complex class I-related gene protein-like; this encodes MTILVVLVLLGLHSAAAVIHSLKNLVTGSSQAPNFPEFVAVGMVDDVQVDHYDSNTRRREPKQDWVNRLIEDDPNFWESPEEILRVHQQLYNDSIGPLMHSFDQTGGVHILQVMIGCEWDDETGDVNGSTWIGYDGEDFISFDLKTEKWIARKQQAEIIKQKWDTNRALNAWLTHYIIQRCPYYLKKFVNYGRSSLMRTDLPSVSLLQKTPSSPVSCFATGFYPDRAKMFWRKDGEELHENVELGEILPNHDGSFQMNVDLDLSSVRPEDWRKYECVFWLSGVNDDIITKLDKAAIKSNEGPSGFPLGAVIGGVVVLLLLVVGIVGFFLWKKNNNWFQPANTTDVSSSSLSSSVEVQNTGL